Proteins from one Cyanobacteria bacterium GSL.Bin1 genomic window:
- a CDS encoding protein kinase: protein MNRDFAYCLNPYCSQPKNSSHDQQCKNCGFLLLIAQQYQPQKLIASGRFGRTFLGEDLRDHRPCIIKQFFPETEQGIILNSQKAIQLFHSEARRLEELGDHPQIPQLYAHLEQETYQYLIQEWIAGDNLETELFQRGRFDEREIRRLLASLLPVLDYLRDAAVIHRDIKPENIIHRDDTDAEYVLVDFGAAKLASLRSLAKTGTIIGSPGYAAPEQVYGKPTFASDIYSLGVTCLHLLTGVSPFDLYHPTENRLFWREYRQDDPISDSLAAILDGMTAFDLKDRYSSPKGVLSALGVLSPLPAASSATSSNSSETSSIIKLYSGKGAIYSLTFSPDGLLLASGGGSDWGKFVGKDNCVRVWRVGEWQNHQKLAQHSAPVTTVQFSQDGKFLVSGSLDKTIKVWNVATQKLHQTLKGHRFGVKRLQVSPYGDTVLSGSIGGEVILWNLQTGRVLDRFSWEQGEVKALALSPDGEYFAIAGGETTIQVWEVYTFKPLFSLTGHSDLVYSLNFSPDGQYLASGSGDWDCSIKIWDLATRMVKQTLHGHQWAINAVQFSPDGTYLASGSSDKTVRLSELFHHKPHRRCWHRHSEAVTTVAFSPDGVYLASGSEDETIKIAIL, encoded by the coding sequence ATGAATCGAGATTTTGCATACTGTCTAAATCCTTACTGTTCCCAACCCAAAAATTCCAGTCATGATCAACAGTGCAAAAACTGTGGCTTTCTGCTTCTGATTGCACAACAATATCAACCCCAGAAACTCATTGCCAGTGGACGCTTTGGACGGACTTTTTTAGGAGAAGATCTCAGAGATCATCGTCCCTGCATTATTAAACAATTTTTTCCCGAAACTGAACAGGGAATTATTCTCAACTCCCAAAAAGCAATTCAACTCTTTCATTCTGAAGCCAGACGCTTAGAAGAATTAGGGGATCACCCGCAAATCCCCCAGTTATACGCCCATCTCGAACAAGAAACCTATCAATATTTAATTCAAGAATGGATTGCCGGGGATAACTTAGAAACTGAACTCTTCCAGCGAGGAAGATTTGATGAACGAGAAATTAGAAGACTCCTTGCCAGTTTACTTCCTGTCCTCGACTATCTGCGCGATGCTGCTGTCATTCATCGAGACATCAAACCCGAAAATATTATTCATCGTGATGACACAGACGCCGAATATGTTTTAGTCGATTTTGGTGCGGCTAAACTTGCCTCCTTACGCAGCTTAGCCAAAACCGGCACGATCATTGGTTCCCCAGGATATGCCGCACCGGAACAAGTGTATGGTAAACCCACCTTCGCCAGCGACATTTATAGCCTCGGTGTCACCTGTCTTCATCTTTTAACTGGCGTTTCTCCCTTTGACTTGTATCATCCCACAGAAAATCGACTCTTTTGGCGAGAGTACCGCCAAGATGACCCCATCAGTGATTCCCTAGCTGCAATTCTAGATGGAATGACCGCCTTTGATCTCAAAGATCGCTATTCTTCTCCTAAAGGAGTCTTATCTGCATTAGGGGTTTTGTCTCCCCTTCCCGCTGCTTCTAGTGCTACCTCATCTAATTCTTCAGAAACGTCTTCGATCATTAAACTCTACAGTGGGAAAGGGGCCATTTATAGCTTGACTTTTAGTCCTGATGGTCTGTTGCTGGCTAGTGGTGGGGGATCAGACTGGGGAAAATTTGTGGGAAAAGATAATTGTGTTCGCGTGTGGCGCGTGGGAGAATGGCAGAATCATCAGAAACTCGCTCAACATTCGGCACCGGTCACCACCGTTCAATTTAGTCAGGATGGCAAGTTTTTAGTCAGTGGCAGTTTGGATAAAACGATTAAAGTGTGGAATGTCGCCACACAAAAATTACACCAAACTTTAAAGGGACATCGCTTTGGGGTGAAACGTTTGCAGGTGAGTCCCTATGGGGATACGGTTCTGAGTGGGAGTATTGGGGGAGAAGTTATCTTATGGAATTTGCAAACGGGGCGAGTTTTAGATCGTTTCAGTTGGGAACAGGGAGAAGTGAAAGCCCTTGCCCTCAGTCCTGATGGCGAGTACTTCGCGATCGCGGGAGGGGAAACAACCATTCAAGTTTGGGAAGTGTACACCTTTAAGCCGTTGTTTTCTCTAACTGGACATAGCGATCTGGTGTACAGCCTAAATTTCAGTCCCGATGGTCAGTATTTAGCCAGTGGGAGTGGCGATTGGGACTGTAGTATTAAAATTTGGGACCTGGCCACTCGGATGGTTAAACAAACCTTACACGGACATCAGTGGGCGATTAATGCAGTGCAATTTAGTCCTGATGGGACCTATTTAGCCAGTGGCAGTAGTGACAAAACGGTTAGACTCTCAGAACTCTTCCACCACAAGCCTCACCGACGGTGTTGGCATCGTCATAGCGAAGCGGTCACTACCGTTGCCTTTAGTCCTGATGGCGTTTATTTAGCCAGTGGGAGTGAAGATGAAACAATTAAAATTGCAATTTTGTAA
- a CDS encoding TIGR02652 family protein gives MDPALQYPIFGAEIKCPHCRQTIPALTLTDTYLCSRHGAFEADPKTEELVHLQSGRCWRMWDGQWYRQHTHPDGIRFEIHEALDRLYTQGYRATRVIIAKRYKDLVSSYLEKHRSRWGESTEDQLRLYGLPIIFSPDEEEEPRWGVINFDLEKEPGVPVRYPYFRLFE, from the coding sequence ATGGATCCAGCTTTGCAATACCCAATTTTTGGGGCGGAAATCAAATGTCCTCACTGTCGTCAAACCATTCCGGCATTGACCTTAACCGATACGTATTTATGTTCACGTCACGGGGCGTTTGAAGCCGATCCGAAAACCGAAGAGTTGGTTCATTTACAATCAGGACGGTGTTGGCGGATGTGGGATGGTCAATGGTATCGACAACATACCCATCCCGATGGCATTCGCTTTGAAATTCACGAAGCACTGGATCGACTCTATACCCAAGGCTATCGCGCGACGCGAGTGATCATTGCCAAACGCTATAAAGATTTAGTCAGTTCTTACTTAGAAAAACATCGATCGCGCTGGGGAGAAAGTACCGAAGACCAGTTACGGTTGTATGGCTTACCGATTATTTTTAGTCCCGATGAAGAAGAAGAACCGCGATGGGGCGTAATTAACTTTGATTTGGAAAAAGAACCCGGCGTTCCGGTTCGCTACCCCTATTTTCGGTTATTTGAGTAG
- a CDS encoding VOC family protein, translating to MHHVSIRTGDIHRAIAFYELFGFTIQERFTTGYTLACWLEGWHSRLELIQIPQPKPAPDAFHDEHYVGYYHLSFDVTEQAESLPEWLKRARSRFQQAAKENPEQVSPLKVLLEPTQQMIGETVYEVAFIADADGLPLEIIRNQGKPQS from the coding sequence ATGCATCACGTTTCCATTCGCACCGGAGATATTCATCGCGCGATCGCGTTCTATGAATTATTCGGTTTTACGATCCAAGAACGGTTTACCACCGGATACACCCTTGCCTGTTGGTTAGAAGGTTGGCACTCCCGCTTGGAACTAATCCAAATTCCCCAACCGAAACCCGCACCGGATGCCTTTCATGATGAACATTATGTGGGATATTATCATCTCTCGTTTGATGTAACAGAACAAGCAGAAAGTTTACCGGAATGGCTAAAAAGGGCGCGATCGCGCTTTCAACAAGCCGCAAAAGAAAATCCAGAACAAGTTTCTCCTTTAAAAGTGCTACTTGAACCGACCCAACAAATGATTGGAGAAACCGTCTATGAAGTTGCCTTTATTGCGGATGCCGATGGCTTACCATTGGAGATAATTCGTAACCAAGGAAAGCCCCAGTCATAG